Proteins encoded in a region of the Ursus arctos isolate Adak ecotype North America unplaced genomic scaffold, UrsArc2.0 scaffold_2, whole genome shotgun sequence genome:
- the UNKL gene encoding putative E3 ubiquitin-protein ligase UNKL isoform X3: MTPPQQPPALKSEPGALGSSAASYSSLGLNSVPGSIWDFVSGSFSPSPSPILNTGPAPSSSASPNGAELARVRRQLDEAKRKIRQWEESWQQVKQACDAWQREAKEAKERALAADSARQLALRKKEEVEAQFRRLQEELEGRGLCSALAGLQRCADLGAIPLPKLHSLQSRLRLDLEAVDGVIFQLRAKQCAVCRERARGGVLQPCQHRVLCEPCAAGAPPCPYCEGQPLPW; encoded by the exons ATGACACCCCCCCAGCAGCCGCCGGCCCTCAAATCGGAGCCCGGAGCACTGGGCTCCTCGGCTGCATCCTACAGCTCCTTAG GCTTGAACAGCGTCCCCGGGAGCATCTGGGACTTTGTTTCCGGCAGCTTCTCTCCCAGCCCGTCCCCCATCCTGAACAccggccctgccccctcctcgAGTGCGAGTCCAAACGGCGCAGAGCTGGCCCGCGTCCGTCGGCAGCTGGACGAGGCCAAGAGGAAGATCCGGCAGTGGGAGGAGTCCTGGCAGCAGGTGAAGCAG GCCTGTGACGCGTGGCAGCGGGAGGCAAAGGAGGCGAAGGAGCGGGCCCTGGCGGCAGACAGCGCGCGGCAGCTGGCGCTGcggaagaaggaggaggtggaggccCAGTTCCGACGGctgcaggaggagctggagggCCGGGGCCTGTGCTCGGCGCTGGCGGGCCTGCAGCGCTGTGCCGACCTGGGCGCCATCCCTCTCCCCAAGCTGCACTCCCTGCAGAGCCGGCTGCGCCTAGACTTGGAAGCCGTGGACGGG GTGATCTTCCAGCTGCGAGCCAAGCAGTGCGCCGTGTGTCGGGAGCGGGCCCGTGGCGGCGTCCTGCAGCCTTGCCAGCACCGCGTGCTCTGCGAGCCGTGCGCCGCGGGCGCACCCCCCTGCCCCTACTGCGAGGGCCAGCCCCTCCCATGGTGA